GCCGGCGGCGAACGCGGCGGTCGCCTGCGGCATCCAGGTCAGCGTCTCGTCGGCGGTGAGCTCGCGGCCGAGCAGCGTCTGCGCCAGCGTGCGCACCGCGCACTCGCCGACCTTGGCCTGCTCGGCCGGCTCGTCGACCAGCCCGGCCGGGCCGCGATCGATCGCCATCGCCTCGGCGTCGCTCAGGTACGCGCGCGCCTGGGGCCAGCCCTTCCACGCGGCGAGCTCGTCGGGGTGGGTCGAGTTGCGGTCGGTGATGAAGTACGCGTCGCAGAACGCGCGGCTGCCGGCGGGGGTCGCGGTGGCGCACTCGGCGCGCGCCGCGGTGAAGTCGACGTCGGCCGGCGCCAGGTAGCCGACCTGCGAGGTGTTGCGCCAGCGGCCCCAATGCGCCGCGGCGCGCTCGATCGTGTCGTGGCAGCCGCCGCAGCCGTTGCGGGTGCGCAGGTTGGGATCGGGCAGGCCGGGCGGCTCGGGCGGCAGGCCGCCGGCCGGCGGCAGGAACGGCTCGCAGCGGAACGCGGAGTACCAGCGGTTGACCCGGGCCCGGTTCGACGCGAACCGCAGCATGAAGCCGGCCGTGGTGAGCGCGCCGGCGTGCGCGACGTCGCGCTCGACCGGCATCCAGGTGTCGCGCTCGGCGAACCCCAGCGCCGGCAAGGTGGCCGGCATCCGCCCGTCGTAGCCGATCGCCCCGCCCTGCCGCAGCGCCACCGCCGGCCCCGACAGCTGGCCGTAGAACTGCACCAGCGGGCCGTTCACGAACGACTGCCGGGTCGTGAACGTGTCGAAGTACGAGCCGCGCGCGCGGACCACGCTCTCGAAGATGCGCGGCGCCTCGTCGGCCAGCGCGGCGCGGACCGCCGCGTGGTTGGCGTCGCCGGCGCCGGGCAGACAGTGCCGCAGCCCCGCGCCGCAGCCGCAGCCGGCGTTGATCGTGTACGGCCCGCAGGTCGGCGGCGTCGCGCCGGTGCCGGTGGCCAGCGCCTGGGCGTCGAACGCGCACACCTTCACCGGCGTGGTCGCCCAGTACGGCGTGACCATCACGTAGCCCTCTTGCCGGCACGTGCCGCCGGCGCAGGTGGGATCGGCGAAGGTCGAGATCGGCAGCGGCCGGCCGGCCGCGTCGAACTGGATCTGGGCCTGGTCCAGGCAGGTGACGTCGGGCCGGCCGCGGAACGTCGCGCGCAGGTTGCCGGCGAAGTACAGGTTGGTCGTGGCCTGCCGGGTGATGACGCGCTGGGTGCCGACGACGCTCAGGTCGTCGGGCAGCCCGCCCCAGATCAGGTGGCGGAAGTAGTCGCGCGCGCCGACGAAGAACTCGTCGGTGGTGAACATCGCGTCGATCGCGGCGGCGTCGAGCGCGGGCCGCGCGGCCAGCGCCTGGTACTCCTCGAACGTCGGGATCCGTCCGTAGAGATCGAGCGTCAGCTGCCGCAGCAGGCGGAACTTGTCGGGCGGCGCGTCGGGCGCGCACACCAGCGGCGAGGCGGCGCGGCCGGGCGCGGCGGTGGCGGTGACGGCGACGAGTACGGTGCCAGCGTCGGACGGCGCGCCGGTGGCCAGATCGATCTTCTGGAGCCCGAGGTTGTCGGCGCCGGTCGCGCCGAACACGCCGGGCCGGAGCACGCCGCCGAACACCAGCAGCGAGTTGGCGAACCAGTGATCGCGCCCGCCGCGGCCGTTGAACTTGGGCGTGCGGGCGAACTCCGAGCTGACCAGCACGACGGTGCGCTCGAGGTCGGGGTCGAGCTCGCGCAGATCGGTGATCAGCGCGCCGACCGCGTCGAGCGCGGCCTTGAGCCGGGTCGGGTGCTGGGTGGCCCACTCGGCGCCGTGGGTGTCGAGGCTGGGCGCCATCGTCACGGTCACCGAGGCGGCTGACGCCGACCCGCACCAGCGGCGCCGCCAGCGCGGCGGTCATGCCGACGCTCAGCGGATCGGCGGTGACCGCGTTCGCGGCGAAGCCGAAGCGATCGCGGATCGCGACCATGTCGGCCGAGGCGCGCCGAAATCGAACTGCGCCGACAGGTTCTCGGCCATCAGCCGGCGCAGCCGCCCGCGGCTCGACGCCAGCTGATCGGCGGGGCGCGGCCCCGGTAGTGATCGGAGACGCAGCTCGCGGCCTGGTCCTGCGCGCTGGCCAGCAGCGCCTCGACGTCAGCGCCCAGCGGGGCGCTGGAGCGGCTTGAGCAGCCCCTGGATCTCCGACGCGGCGCAGCGACACCGCGGTCAACCTCGCGCGAGTACGCGGTGTTGTAGCTGGGGAAGCCGACGGTGACGTTGGGCAGGATCCGCTCGGCGGCCAGCTCTGCCGACGGCGGCCGCCGCGGTGGCCAGCGAGCTGCCGCGCACCACGGTGCCGGCCGGCGGGATGAACGAGTTCACG
This is a stretch of genomic DNA from Myxococcales bacterium. It encodes these proteins:
- a CDS encoding DUF1501 domain-containing protein, whose protein sequence is MAPSLDTHGAEWATQHPTRLKAALDAVGALITDLRELDPDLERTVVLVSSEFARTPKFNGRGGRDHWFANSLLVFGGVLRPGVFGATGADNLGLQKIDLATGAPSDAGTVLVAVTATAAPGRAASPLVCAPDAPPDKFRLLRQLTLDLYGRIPTFEEYQALAARPALDAAAIDAMFTTDEFFVGARDYFRHLIWGGLPDDLSVVGTQRVITRQATTNLYFAGNLRATFRGRPDVTCLDQAQIQFDAAGRPLPISTFADPTCAGGTCRQEGYVMVTPYWATTPVKVCAFDAQALATGTGATPPTCGPYTINAGCGCGAGLRHCLPGAGDANHAAVRAALADEAPRIFESVVRARGSYFDTFTTRQSFVNGPLVQFYGQLSGPAVALRQGGAIGYDGRMPATLPALGFAERDTWMPVERDVAHAGALTTAGFMLRFASNRARVNRWYSAFRCEPFLPPAGGLPPEPPGLPDPNLRTRNGCGGCHDTIERAAAHWGRWRNTSQVGYLAPADVDFTAARAECATATPAGSRAFCDAYFITDRNSTHPDELAAWKGWPQARAYLSDAEAMAIDRGPAGLVDEPAEQAKVGECAVRTLAQTLLGRELTADETLTWMPQATAAFAAGGYDWGALYRTLIDHRSTASAAEVAVAMSYRRGTQPAMARSVPQILGLLGTKDPATVLVYPLALGASAMTVERVAAWTGVWGADFGRLTAAVSTDEKAALVAAGAREQPTRD